Genomic segment of Catenibacterium mitsuokai:
CCACTTCTATCTTTTCTTCATCAAATAAAGAAAGCTGTTTATAGGTCATAGGAATATCGTCATCACTTCTTACCTGTGTGGCATTGAGCTGAATTCTTCTTATTGTAAGTGCATGATTTATATGTAAGTGATAGAAACGTAATAAGGCATCGCACATGAGCTTAAAAGAAGATGTGTATCTATCTAGATTAATTGTTCCATGGAGATGCTTTGGAAGTTTCCTTCCATAACGATCTTCCATGAGTTCTCCATGATAATCCTTCATATTCTCAATATCATAGCCAATTGTAAGAACAAGTTTATTAGTCACTAGATGCTTTTCAAACAAATCCAGACTTAATGATTCTATCATTTCCTTTAAAATGATTTCAGTTTGCTTATAATCATAAGCACATGATAATACCTGCCCGGTTCCTATACTTTTAGAAGGTGCTTTATAGGCTTTAATGGCAGACATGGTACAAGGTTCCCAGCCCCAGGCATGATCAATAAGCAGTTCTGCATTGACTCCAAATAGATTGTATAGTTTTTCTTCATCTTCTAATGAGCATCTTGCGATATCTCCCATTGTATATAACCCGATATTATTGAGTTTCTTAGAGATACCTTTACCGACTCTCCAGAAGTCGGTCAAAGGTGTATGAGACCATAATAGTTTTCTATAGGCATATGTGTTTAAGTACGCAATACGGGCCCCTTTTTCGTCTGGTTCTTTATGTTTAGCGACAATATCCATAGCCACCTTTGCAAGATAGAGATTCGTTCCTATTCCTGCAGTCACAGTAATACCCACTTCTTTATATATATCATGAATAATATTTTGAACAAGATGAAAGGCATCTAACTCATATGTATCAAGATAATGTGTTGCATCAATAAAGACTTCATCAATAGAATAGACATGAATATCATCAGGAGAGAAATACTTTAAATATATAGAATAAATGCGTGTTGAATATTCTAGATAGAGAGACATACGAGGTTTCGCAATAATGTAATCTATGGCTTTATGTTTATTCTTATTAAGATTTGATGCAAGAAAAGAACTTCCATCAAGTGGTTCTCTTTGATGATTGAGTTGTTTAAGTTTAGAAATGACTTCAAAGAGTCTTGCACGTCCAGGAAGACCATAGGCTTTTAAACTCGGAGAGACGGCAAGGCATATGGTTTTTTCTGTACGTGAGGCATCCGCGACAACGAGATTGGTGTCTAGTGGATCGAGTCCTCTCTCTAGACATTCTACAGATGCATAAAATGATTTAATATCTATCACTAGATATGTTGGAACATGTGCCATAGTCTCACCTCCTTGAGAAACTTATTATAACACAAAAAAGACAGGCACCGCCTGTCTTAAGCTTCTTATAATGCGTTTGCTGCAAGATAACCAGATTCAATAGCTGAATTGATGTCTGCAACCTTATTTGCATCACCAATTGTTTGCACATGGATGTTCTTTTCTTCTAATGCAGTAATGTCAAATGCATTAGAACGAGCACCTACTGCAAATACTACATAATCACATGGAAGTGAAACTTTACCTTCTGCAGTTTCTGCTTCTACTGTAGTTGCAGTGATTTCTGTTACCTTGGTATTAGTAAACTGTTTAACACCATGCTTTTCAAAATCAGCCATCATTTCTGGACGAATTGTAGTTGATTCTTCTTTTGCGATAGTATCCATCATTTCTACGATACTGACATCATTACCTCTAAGTGCAAGGTATTCAGCTGTTTCAGCACCTACAAGTCCACCACCGATTACAACGATTCTTCCTGCTGGGAACTGTTCATTAGAAAGTACCTTCCAAGCATCCTGTACATGAGGCATATCCTTACCTGGGATATTTAAGATGAAATTACAAGCACCTGTTGCAACAATGACTTCATCAGGCTGATCAGCTAAGATATCTTCGCAAGTAACAGCTTTACCTAAACGTAAATCAACGCCTAATACTTTTACTTCATTTGCGAGATAATGAATAGCACGATTCATTTCTTCTTTTCTAGGTGGTACAGAAGCAATATTTAACTGTCCGCCTACTTTAGTATCCTTGTCATAAACAATAACATCATGGCCTTTCACAGCAGCAACTCTAGCAGCTTCTAAACCTGCAGGTCCTGCACCTACAATAACAACCTTCTTCTTAGTATCAGCAGGTGTAATTGTTCTTTCATATTCATAACCATTTTCTGCGTTAAGGACACAGCTTAAGAACTTTCTGTTCTGGATAGAGTCTGTACATCCCTTATTACACATCATACATAAACGAATTCTGCATGGCTGTCCATCTTC
This window contains:
- a CDS encoding Y-family DNA polymerase translates to MAHVPTYLVIDIKSFYASVECLERGLDPLDTNLVVADASRTEKTICLAVSPSLKAYGLPGRARLFEVISKLKQLNHQREPLDGSSFLASNLNKNKHKAIDYIIAKPRMSLYLEYSTRIYSIYLKYFSPDDIHVYSIDEVFIDATHYLDTYELDAFHLVQNIIHDIYKEVGITVTAGIGTNLYLAKVAMDIVAKHKEPDEKGARIAYLNTYAYRKLLWSHTPLTDFWRVGKGISKKLNNIGLYTMGDIARCSLEDEEKLYNLFGVNAELLIDHAWGWEPCTMSAIKAYKAPSKSIGTGQVLSCAYDYKQTEIILKEMIESLSLDLFEKHLVTNKLVLTIGYDIENMKDYHGELMEDRYGRKLPKHLHGTINLDRYTSSFKLMCDALLRFYHLHINHALTIRRIQLNATQVRSDDDIPMTYKQLSLFDEEKIEVDLSKEKKLQGVTLDIKKKYGKNALLKGADLQEGATTRERNKMIGGHKA